The proteins below come from a single Triticum aestivum cultivar Chinese Spring chromosome 5D, IWGSC CS RefSeq v2.1, whole genome shotgun sequence genomic window:
- the LOC123126104 gene encoding mitochondrial metalloendopeptidase OMA1: protein MNCLLRNSRRLLLVCKQAGGVRRLASLLPPHANQVLRFSQLYRNPRTVAAVAAVASGAAAMAALGRYDREVVPYTNRTHMVIRSPQAERQLWESRYTKDKKIWASKSWIVDPLHPDSVRVRRIAEKVIGATYRTLPINSSHDVTKSPKPQTSHLEGFEWEVILIKDNRPNAFCVPGGKIAVFTGLLKHFTDAEIAFVIAHEIGHIVARHCSEIWYAKWFPLPLILPFFQRTEMEADHIGTLLLGAAGFHPYASLLYFRKAAMIERASWTPEDPIPLHPSDKRRVERLYQPKIMEEAMKLYKEAPPDEDTSSQATGEGFSFRQTLGDACKLISTSLRRALTGGSTY, encoded by the exons aTGAACTGCCTATTACGGAACTcgcgccgcctcctccttgtctgTAAGCAGGCAGGCGGCGTCCGTCGACTGGCTTCGCTGCTGCCGCCCCATGCAAACCAGGTGCTCCGCTTCAGTCAGTTGTACCGTAATCCGCGTACGGTCGCTGCGGTGGCGGCCGTCGCCTCAGGTGCCGCGGCTATGGCCGCCTTGGGCCGCTACGATCGCGAGGTTGTGCCTTACACGAACCGCACGCACATGGTCATCAGGTCTCCCCAGGCCGAACGCCAGCTCTGGGAGTCCCGTTACACAAAGGACAAGAAAATATGGGCTTCCAAATCATGGATCGTCGACCCGCTTCACCCAGACAGCGTTCGTGTACGTCGGATCGCCGAGAAAGTTATTGGCGCCACCTATCGTACCCTCCCTATCAACAGCAGCCACGATGTCACCAAGAGCCCCAAGCCACAGACAAGTCATCTTGAGGGGTTTGAGTGGGAGGTGATACTTATCAAAGACAACAGGCCCAATGCATTCTGCGTCCCTGGTGGCAAAATTGCAGTATTCACTGGATTGCTCAAACATTTTACAGATGCCGAGATTGCCTTTGTTATTGCGCATGAG ATTGGGCACATCGTTGCCAGGCACTGCTCGGAAATTTGGTACGCCAAGTGGTTTCCGTTACCCTTGATTTTGCCTTTCTTTCAAAG GACGGAGATGGAGGCAGATCACATTGGAACGCTTCTACTTGGAGCTGCTGGTTTCCATCCATACGCGTCCCTCTTGTACTTCCGGAAGGCCGCAATGATTGAAAGAGCGTCCTGGACGCCAGAAGATCCCATCCCTCTTCATCCTTCAGATAAGAGAAGGGTTGAGCGTTTGTATCAACCCAAAATCATGGAGGAGGCGATGAAGTTATATAAGGAAGCTCCGCCCGACGAAGACACCAGCTCACAAGCCACCGGTGAAGGTTTTTCCTTTCGACAAACCCTGGGAGATGCATGCAAACTTATATCGACAAGCCTGAGACGAGCACTTACGGGGGGATCAACATATTAG
- the LOC123123691 gene encoding uncharacterized protein, with amino-acid sequence MLVAGKAKASGGKRGGAKDPDEAPRSDKRRRDMDDSDPELELDSDFKQIVTMLRHIKDKAHKDGQKKTAISSVATEIQSMVQNTKAKFEKERQTVLKALMKASKECEGSLKTEYTKFQATHDKFCIDKAPHTQNFKDLFSKFEVEKEKLIVQYEQQNSLLLLNY; translated from the exons ATGTTGGTGGCGGGGAAGGCGAAGGCGAGCGGCGGCAAGCGGGGCGGGGCCAAGGACCCCGACGAGGCACCCCGGTCCGATAAGAGGCGGCGCGACATGGACGACTCcgaccccgagctcgagctcgacag TGACTTCAAGCAGATCGTGACGATGCTGCGCCACATCAAGGACAAGGCTCACAAGGACGGCCAGAAGAAGACGGCCATCTCCAG CGTTGCAACAGAGATTCAATCTATGGTACAGAACACCAAGGCAAAGTTTGAGAAGGAAAG GCAGACTGTTCTTAAAGCTCTAATGAAGGCTTCCAAAGAG TGTGAAGGTTCATTGAAGACCGAGTACACCAAGTTTCAAGCCACTCATGACAAGTTCTGCATAGACAAAGCTCCACACACACAGAATTTCAAAG ATCTTTTCTCAAAGTTTGAGGTTGAAAAGGAGAAACTGATAGTTCAATATGAACAGCAAA ATTCGTTGCTCTTACTCAACTACTAA